A window of the Butyricimonas faecalis genome harbors these coding sequences:
- a CDS encoding TlpA family protein disulfide reductase produces MRLKSLWFVVFMFLAVFQVMGAAKQADTTALKKGDKCPEFVFKDAQGKDHRLSELKGKYVFIDVWASWCYPCRKEYPYLQELEEKMEGKNIVFVGISCDHVEWRWTGALGMMKGIQWWIAGDESFLKAFRADRIPRFILLDRKGRVLELEMTRPSNAKTLDRLLKLKGL; encoded by the coding sequence ATGAGATTGAAGAGTTTATGGTTCGTTGTTTTCATGTTTTTAGCTGTTTTTCAAGTTATGGGAGCAGCGAAGCAGGCAGATACGACGGCATTGAAAAAGGGTGATAAATGTCCGGAGTTCGTGTTTAAGGATGCTCAAGGAAAGGATCACAGGTTATCGGAGTTGAAGGGGAAGTATGTTTTTATAGACGTGTGGGCATCTTGGTGTTACCCGTGTCGGAAAGAGTATCCTTATTTGCAGGAATTAGAGGAAAAGATGGAGGGCAAGAACATTGTTTTCGTGGGTATCTCTTGTGACCATGTTGAGTGGCGTTGGACGGGAGCTTTAGGGATGATGAAAGGCATACAATGGTGGATTGCGGGAGACGAGTCATTTCTAAAGGCATTTCGGGCGGATCGGATTCCCCGTTTTATATTGCTTGACCGGAAAGGACGGGTGTTGGAATTGGAGATGACGAGACCTTCCAATGCAAAAACATTGGATAGATTGTTGAAATTAAAAGGATTGTAG
- a CDS encoding S1 family peptidase gives MKKYCNICFCVGLILFLCGLQVGRAQNGVIYRDYDRLGWTILDSLKRPEAASLFKGMNTLKRETRMVQEEALVDLVPHSAGKRKLKPGKMMTERRASVLMMFKYLRATTRPEAIEPWATAVVLSEDGVCVTNWHVFWQLIDPTARLDLRDSLLFVATEAGKIYSISSILSYSRSGDLAFFKIDTRGDRLVPMPMGGDLAVGENVHALTNPAGYPYVYTNGVVSRTFVKESGNPFANRVEITADFAKGSSGGPIMDDRGNMVAMVSCLHPIFYVDQPPTDRQMGIKECIPVSSIVRLMHQ, from the coding sequence ATGAAAAAGTATTGTAATATATGTTTTTGCGTCGGACTGATTCTTTTTTTGTGCGGGTTGCAAGTGGGACGTGCGCAAAATGGCGTAATTTATAGAGATTATGACCGATTGGGGTGGACCATCCTCGATTCGTTGAAACGTCCGGAGGCTGCCTCGTTGTTTAAAGGAATGAATACATTGAAGCGAGAGACTCGTATGGTGCAAGAAGAGGCGCTCGTGGATCTAGTCCCCCATTCTGCCGGGAAGCGGAAATTGAAGCCGGGAAAGATGATGACAGAGAGGCGGGCGAGCGTGTTGATGATGTTTAAATATTTGCGAGCTACAACTCGTCCGGAAGCAATCGAACCTTGGGCAACGGCCGTGGTGTTGTCGGAAGACGGGGTGTGCGTGACGAATTGGCATGTGTTCTGGCAATTGATAGATCCTACGGCACGCTTGGATTTGCGGGATAGCTTACTTTTTGTGGCAACAGAAGCCGGAAAGATATATTCCATATCTTCCATTCTTAGTTATAGCCGGAGTGGAGATTTGGCTTTCTTCAAGATTGATACCCGAGGCGATCGCTTGGTGCCGATGCCAATGGGAGGTGATCTTGCTGTAGGAGAGAACGTGCATGCCTTGACTAATCCGGCAGGATATCCTTACGTGTACACGAACGGGGTGGTTTCTCGTACTTTTGTCAAGGAATCCGGCAATCCCTTTGCCAACCGCGTGGAGATTACGGCCGATTTTGCTAAAGGCTCTAGTGGAGGACCGATTATGGACGACCGGGGAAATATGGTTGCCATGGTTTCTTGTCTTCATCCGATCTTCTACGTGGATCAGCCGCCGACAGATCGGCAAATGGGGATAAAGGAGTGTATCCCGGTAAGTTCGATCGTGCGGTTGATGCATCAGTAA
- a CDS encoding thioredoxin family protein — protein sequence MRKFLLFVVAFFMLQMGAFAQTNFEELTLEKALEKSKKENKLVFVDTYTSWCMPCKYMANTIFPKKEMGDYLNERFVCVKFNTEEGEGAEIMKRYEISAFPTFLILNSEGEVQHKIVGGSETAEDFIKRVEEGLDEEKAIGILANRYAKGDRSINLLTKYARALLAIQDPQVVKVAEELIGKLSDAQRVDTAYWFIYEHPFLTQVGSPNMTYLLENAERFQKSIGEERVNEKIATAFDLQLTNMITGRDRQSGVDAIDRVENEMEKYKFPSKARLKMFAEIARAQRSGDIEKLLTTCEKDIPQIEHEHLLAVFFPLSLTIKRNGTPDQQARILKLAKKLLAETTNDKFKFSLGQFIPYALEK from the coding sequence ATGAGAAAGTTTTTATTGTTTGTTGTAGCATTTTTTATGCTGCAAATGGGAGCTTTTGCCCAAACGAATTTTGAAGAATTGACGTTGGAGAAAGCTTTAGAGAAATCTAAAAAAGAGAATAAATTGGTGTTCGTGGATACTTATACCTCTTGGTGTATGCCATGTAAGTATATGGCGAACACGATCTTCCCGAAAAAAGAGATGGGGGACTATCTGAACGAGCGGTTTGTTTGTGTGAAATTTAATACAGAAGAGGGCGAAGGAGCCGAGATCATGAAACGATATGAGATTTCAGCTTTCCCGACATTCTTGATTTTGAACTCGGAGGGAGAAGTGCAGCACAAAATTGTCGGTGGAAGTGAGACCGCAGAAGATTTTATCAAGCGTGTGGAAGAAGGATTGGATGAAGAGAAAGCGATAGGGATTCTTGCCAATCGATACGCGAAAGGAGATCGAAGTATAAATTTATTGACCAAGTATGCCCGGGCGTTGTTGGCAATTCAAGATCCTCAAGTAGTAAAAGTGGCAGAAGAGTTAATTGGGAAATTGAGTGATGCACAACGGGTGGATACAGCGTACTGGTTTATCTATGAACATCCTTTTTTGACGCAGGTCGGTTCTCCTAATATGACCTATTTGTTGGAGAATGCCGAACGTTTTCAAAAAAGCATTGGGGAGGAGCGAGTGAATGAAAAGATTGCGACGGCTTTTGATCTTCAATTGACGAATATGATCACGGGACGTGACCGCCAGAGCGGGGTGGATGCAATAGATCGGGTTGAGAATGAGATGGAGAAGTATAAATTCCCCAGTAAGGCCCGTTTGAAAATGTTTGCCGAGATTGCCCGTGCTCAAAGAAGTGGGGACATTGAAAAGTTGTTGACTACTTGTGAGAAAGATATCCCGCAGATTGAGCATGAGCATCTGTTGGCTGTGTTTTTCCCGTTGTCTTTGACGATCAAACGCAATGGAACTCCTGATCAACAGGCGAGAATTTTAAAATTAGCCAAGAAACTATTGGCAGAGACCACAAACGATAAGTTTAAATTCTCCTTGGGACAATTTATTCCTTATGCATTGGAAAAATAG
- a CDS encoding DUF4843 domain-containing protein encodes MKTSLYLFIALLLLCGGCEKALPGFAEEWHGVQFILDGEYNATLNDRVKSNYSFYGKDAALTQDTVWLRVRPQGALPQRTSYLRFEQFQEIRWDYKYDELGHVIDSTLYEYPDQAEPGVHYVAFDDARVAGLMKLEEGELEARIPVIVLRSPSLQEKPYTLNFRIVDSDDLSAGDSHYCQAQIVISDCLVQPINWSWRFGTWSVVRHDFMNRVTGIFWDDDFITSVNSNAELLSYYIYVFKRELAKENAARAEEGLPPLRDDPNDPSTEIVFN; translated from the coding sequence ATGAAAACCAGTTTATATTTATTTATAGCGTTGCTGCTTTTGTGTGGTGGGTGTGAAAAGGCGTTACCGGGTTTTGCGGAAGAGTGGCATGGTGTCCAGTTTATATTGGATGGAGAGTATAATGCGACCCTTAACGATAGAGTAAAGAGTAATTATTCGTTTTATGGCAAAGATGCGGCACTCACGCAGGATACGGTTTGGTTGCGAGTTCGTCCTCAAGGGGCATTGCCTCAAAGAACAAGTTATTTGCGTTTTGAACAATTTCAAGAAATCCGTTGGGATTACAAATATGATGAATTGGGACACGTGATTGATTCTACGCTTTACGAGTACCCTGATCAAGCGGAGCCGGGAGTGCATTACGTGGCATTTGATGATGCACGGGTAGCTGGATTGATGAAGTTGGAGGAAGGGGAGTTGGAAGCCCGGATTCCCGTGATCGTGTTGCGCTCTCCTTCCTTGCAAGAAAAACCTTACACATTGAATTTTAGAATTGTGGATTCCGATGATCTTTCGGCGGGAGATAGCCACTATTGCCAAGCACAGATCGTAATTAGTGATTGTTTGGTACAACCAATTAATTGGTCTTGGCGTTTTGGAACTTGGAGTGTGGTGCGGCATGATTTTATGAACCGTGTGACGGGCATATTTTGGGATGACGATTTTATAACATCAGTGAATAGTAATGCTGAATTGCTAAGTTACTATATTTACGTATTCAAAAGGGAGTTGGCAAAAGAGAATGCAGCCCGAGCAGAGGAGGGTTTACCTCCGTTGAGGGATGATCCGAATGACCCGAGTACCGAGATCGTTTTTAATTAG
- a CDS encoding RagB/SusD family nutrient uptake outer membrane protein — MKKMKIFAWTILLAAGLTACTDWLTVQPKTEVSKDDMFKSSGGFRDALIGVYTLMRENNYAPNGNLVTGMVEFIANLWYTESNSESGDFAAHNYRGDAVERANGELFLQQYKTITNLNQMLAYMENGVLSSREYALYKGEALGLRAYLHFDLIRLYGPMPMNVQEGRRYLPYETTISLGNYTYSTYNEYMGALIADLDSAEILLARVDPIITTSNSVLNTTNEYRQNRMNYYAVLAEKARVYLWMGNREEALRYARLVKNAALEGVTPQFTLGPSSALGPVGGNGGNDFVFFNEQIFAMYIENFDDSQMASAANSYQYQNNYWIEELFPVVNGMTDIRLYQWYTSTWNASVGMYKRSTRKYSGLRSTETTNASPSRGVPLIRLAEMYLIIAECAPLDEANEVYRELLSNRNAPVTVLTETNREDVLKTEYLKEFYAEGQMFYTYKRYGTEQMRWSNHTCGESDYVVPLPRRETSTENSY, encoded by the coding sequence ATGAAGAAGATGAAAATATTTGCATGGACTATTTTGCTTGCAGCAGGATTGACAGCGTGTACGGATTGGTTGACAGTACAACCCAAGACAGAGGTGTCAAAGGATGATATGTTTAAAAGTTCGGGAGGGTTTCGTGATGCATTGATCGGGGTGTATACCTTGATGAGAGAGAATAATTATGCTCCCAACGGGAATTTGGTGACTGGAATGGTGGAGTTTATTGCTAACCTCTGGTACACGGAGAGTAACTCGGAATCGGGAGATTTTGCGGCTCACAATTACCGGGGAGATGCCGTGGAGAGAGCTAATGGGGAGTTGTTTTTGCAGCAGTATAAGACTATCACGAATCTAAATCAAATGTTGGCATACATGGAGAATGGAGTTTTGTCGAGTCGGGAATATGCCTTGTATAAAGGAGAGGCTTTGGGGCTGCGGGCTTATTTGCATTTCGATTTGATCCGTTTATATGGCCCGATGCCGATGAATGTACAGGAAGGACGACGTTATTTGCCTTACGAGACGACTATTTCGTTGGGAAATTATACTTATTCGACGTATAACGAATACATGGGGGCTTTGATTGCGGATTTGGATTCGGCGGAAATTCTATTGGCACGGGTAGACCCGATTATTACGACATCAAATTCGGTACTGAATACCACCAATGAATACCGGCAGAACCGGATGAATTATTATGCTGTTTTAGCCGAAAAGGCTCGGGTGTATTTATGGATGGGGAATCGTGAAGAGGCGTTGCGTTATGCGCGTTTGGTAAAAAACGCTGCTCTAGAAGGTGTTACTCCCCAGTTTACATTAGGGCCATCTTCAGCTCTCGGTCCGGTAGGGGGAAATGGCGGTAATGATTTCGTGTTTTTTAACGAGCAGATATTTGCCATGTATATTGAGAATTTTGATGATTCGCAGATGGCTTCGGCCGCCAATTCGTACCAGTATCAAAATAATTATTGGATAGAGGAATTGTTTCCCGTAGTAAATGGCATGACAGATATTCGTTTGTATCAATGGTACACGTCGACATGGAATGCTTCGGTGGGTATGTACAAGCGTTCCACAAGGAAGTATTCTGGTTTGAGGTCAACGGAAACCACGAATGCCTCTCCGTCCCGTGGAGTGCCTTTGATAAGACTTGCGGAGATGTATTTGATTATTGCGGAGTGTGCACCGTTGGATGAGGCAAATGAGGTGTATCGTGAATTGTTGAGCAATAGGAATGCCCCGGTAACGGTGTTGACAGAAACGAATCGGGAAGATGTGTTAAAGACCGAGTATTTGAAAGAGTTTTATGCAGAAGGACAGATGTTCTATACTTATAAACGTTACGGGACGGAACAGATGCGTTGGAGTAATCACACGTGTGGAGAGAGTGATTATGTGGTGCCATTGCCTCGTAGAGAAACAAGTACGGAAAACAGTTATTAA
- a CDS encoding SusC/RagA family TonB-linked outer membrane protein: MKKKCDLGLYPPRWLKNFLKVMRITGILCLMCVMHLSAAVHSQTARINLKMKDATIEQVLNKISESTQLDFFYSNSKIDVSKRVNVDFLDATIEQALQMIFKGYDVKFEVNDNFVVIHYVRAMAVADSLKKITVRGTVKDVDGMTLPGVTIQVKGTTIGFTTNEEGKFDFDLPRRDTLVLIFSFVGYQKQEVRVKKDNKPMNIVMKNDMAEIDEVVVTGIFNKPKESFTGAVKHITKENIMAFGSRNLLQTLSNIDPSFLIRENNTYGSDPNVLPEIQIRGVSSLPDITNLQTYARAELNQPLFVLDGFEVSLERVMDLNPTDVESVTILKDASSTAIYGSRGANGVVVITSTKPRQGKLKISYTAGLSLEIPDLSSYNLLNAKEKLDVEVRAGLYDDVSTKYLYEEAARGVAEGVDTYWIGKPVHTGVGQQHNLGLSGGDEQFRYTLSLAYNSNQGAMRGSFRNNFNGSLSISYLLKNLRFTNTVSLGLNNSENSPYGTFSDYVRMNPYWYPWDEEGNLIPTFNTFPNSGGSTVANPLYDASLPSFDKTKYTNIRNQLRVEWDIFKGMKIGGGFGYTKQTDRGDRFQPRSHSGFLQVSDEDSKGSYDWKYGEMSSYQFEATASYGNTFGRHSIYAGANWNMQENQNSQYTILLQGFPNDNLNDISNANRFARERPSSTETTRRQIGIVVTANYNFDSRYFVDFSYRSDGASSFGSNKRFAPFWSAGIGWTVSQEKFIQDHLPQLELFRLRYSYGVTSALGFQPYQSLTTYQYDWTSRYRGNIGAIMRGIGNDDLRWQNTYQHNLGVDISLFNGLVAINGNYYHKETTNQISTLGLTYSHGFDEYTENSGTMRNVGLDWEVSVYLLRNKNISWSARAAFSHNKNTIVKLSEEMKRKNEETINNQTGAFIYLQYREGQSMDAIYTFISPGVDPATGRVLYMDNNGNVSDSYDMYSKVYCGNEIPKINSRLSTAFRYKTLSVNMNFELRLGGQKFNQTLLDKVENAAVRFNVDRRVATQRWEKPGDVTRYKGLNNDTNTPANSRFVADESTFILRNVNIQYDFPRRISRFFGMERLSISGNLNDLFYLSTIEQERGINYPFSVRPSFSLSCTF; the protein is encoded by the coding sequence ATGAAAAAAAAATGTGATTTGGGGCTTTATCCTCCCAGATGGCTAAAAAATTTTCTTAAGGTTATGCGAATAACAGGAATTTTATGTTTGATGTGCGTGATGCATTTGTCGGCTGCGGTACATTCGCAGACGGCTCGTATCAACTTGAAAATGAAGGATGCCACGATCGAGCAGGTGTTGAATAAGATTTCGGAATCCACGCAGTTGGACTTCTTTTACAGTAACTCCAAGATTGATGTGTCAAAACGGGTGAACGTGGATTTTCTGGATGCCACGATTGAACAGGCTTTGCAGATGATTTTTAAAGGATACGATGTGAAGTTTGAGGTGAATGATAATTTCGTGGTGATTCATTATGTAAGAGCCATGGCTGTAGCGGATTCGCTGAAGAAGATTACCGTGAGGGGAACTGTGAAGGATGTAGACGGGATGACACTCCCCGGTGTAACGATTCAGGTAAAAGGTACAACGATCGGTTTTACAACCAATGAGGAAGGAAAGTTTGATTTCGATTTGCCGAGACGGGATACGTTGGTTTTGATCTTCTCGTTTGTCGGTTATCAGAAGCAAGAAGTGCGAGTGAAAAAAGATAACAAACCGATGAATATCGTGATGAAAAACGATATGGCGGAGATTGATGAAGTTGTGGTGACCGGTATTTTCAATAAACCGAAAGAGAGTTTCACGGGAGCTGTGAAGCATATTACTAAGGAGAATATTATGGCGTTCGGGAGTAGAAATTTGTTACAGACGTTGAGTAATATTGATCCTTCATTTTTGATACGCGAAAATAATACGTATGGTTCTGACCCGAACGTGTTGCCGGAAATTCAGATTCGGGGAGTATCGAGTTTGCCGGATATTACGAATTTGCAGACCTATGCTCGGGCAGAGTTGAATCAACCGTTGTTTGTACTGGATGGTTTTGAGGTGTCGCTAGAGCGGGTGATGGACTTGAATCCGACAGATGTGGAGTCAGTGACGATATTGAAAGATGCGAGTTCTACGGCTATATACGGCTCCCGAGGGGCTAATGGAGTGGTTGTTATTACTTCAACTAAGCCACGGCAAGGTAAATTGAAGATTTCTTACACGGCGGGATTGAGTTTGGAAATTCCCGATCTTTCGAGTTATAATTTATTGAATGCGAAGGAGAAGTTGGACGTGGAGGTTCGTGCGGGGTTGTATGATGATGTTTCGACGAAGTATTTATATGAGGAGGCTGCCCGAGGAGTTGCAGAAGGTGTGGACACCTACTGGATCGGCAAACCAGTCCACACGGGAGTGGGGCAACAACATAATCTGGGATTGAGCGGTGGTGACGAACAATTTCGTTATACTTTGTCATTGGCGTATAATTCTAATCAAGGGGCTATGAGAGGATCTTTCCGGAATAATTTTAACGGTTCGTTATCTATCAGTTATTTGTTGAAGAACCTTCGTTTCACGAATACTGTTTCTTTGGGATTAAATAACTCGGAAAACAGTCCTTACGGAACCTTTTCAGATTACGTAAGAATGAACCCATACTGGTATCCATGGGACGAAGAGGGTAATTTGATCCCCACGTTTAATACCTTCCCGAATTCGGGAGGAAGCACGGTTGCCAATCCGTTGTATGATGCTTCGCTGCCGAGTTTTGACAAGACGAAATACACGAATATTCGCAATCAACTTCGAGTGGAATGGGATATTTTTAAAGGTATGAAGATTGGTGGAGGTTTCGGTTATACAAAACAAACAGATCGGGGTGACCGTTTTCAACCTAGATCTCATTCTGGTTTCTTGCAAGTGTCGGATGAAGACTCTAAAGGTAGTTATGATTGGAAATACGGTGAGATGTCTTCCTACCAGTTCGAGGCTACAGCCAGTTACGGAAATACTTTTGGACGACATAGCATTTATGCCGGGGCGAATTGGAATATGCAAGAGAATCAGAATAGTCAATACACGATTTTGTTACAAGGGTTCCCGAATGATAACTTGAATGATATATCGAATGCGAATAGGTTTGCAAGGGAGCGTCCCTCATCAACAGAAACGACAAGACGTCAGATCGGAATTGTAGTAACGGCAAACTATAATTTTGACAGCCGCTATTTTGTGGATTTTTCTTACCGCTCGGATGGGGCTTCTTCTTTCGGTTCTAATAAAAGATTTGCACCGTTTTGGTCTGCCGGTATCGGTTGGACAGTTAGTCAGGAGAAGTTTATTCAAGATCATTTGCCTCAGCTTGAGTTATTCCGTTTGCGTTATTCTTATGGGGTGACAAGTGCTTTAGGATTTCAGCCTTACCAGTCGCTGACGACGTATCAGTATGATTGGACAAGTCGTTATCGGGGGAATATCGGAGCTATAATGCGTGGAATTGGTAATGATGATTTGCGTTGGCAGAACACGTACCAGCATAATTTGGGAGTTGATATTTCTTTGTTTAACGGGTTGGTAGCCATAAACGGAAATTATTATCATAAAGAGACGACGAATCAAATTTCAACGTTGGGACTGACTTATTCCCACGGGTTCGATGAATACACGGAGAATTCCGGGACAATGCGTAATGTGGGTTTGGATTGGGAGGTATCTGTTTATTTGTTGCGGAATAAGAATATATCTTGGTCGGCACGAGCGGCATTTTCTCATAATAAGAACACGATCGTGAAGTTGTCCGAGGAGATGAAACGGAAAAATGAAGAAACAATTAATAATCAGACCGGGGCTTTTATTTATTTACAATACCGGGAGGGACAGTCAATGGATGCGATCTATACGTTTATTTCTCCGGGTGTTGATCCGGCAACGGGTAGGGTTCTTTACATGGATAATAACGGGAATGTGTCTGATAGTTATGATATGTACTCCAAAGTGTATTGTGGAAACGAGATTCCCAAGATTAATAGTCGCTTGAGTACAGCATTTCGTTACAAAACACTATCCGTGAATATGAATTTTGAATTGAGGTTGGGGGGACAAAAGTTTAACCAAACATTGTTGGACAAGGTGGAGAATGCTGCGGTACGTTTTAACGTGGATCGACGAGTGGCTACTCAACGCTGGGAAAAACCAGGCGACGTGACCCGTTACAAAGGATTGAATAATGACACGAACACTCCGGCTAACTCTCGTTTCGTGGCGGATGAATCGACATTTATTCTTCGGAATGTAAATATTCAGTACGATTTTCCCCGGCGAATAAGTAGGTTTTTCGGGATGGAACGATTGAGTATATCCGGTAATTTGAATGACTTGTTTTATCTTTCCACGATAGAACAGGAACGGGGAATTAATTATCCGTTCTCCGTTAGGCCGTCATTTTCATTATCATGTACATTTTAA
- a CDS encoding FecR domain-containing protein: protein MEMKIDDRIYDLIARKLDDGLLPMEETELSDWLAEDVKHEEVYAEIKKIRDRTKLLHRDFAPDTEHVLKRIKRERVRQIGFRYWWKYAALFILPLSVALVLWQGMKNEAEEEHRQFSAVSRPGGERAILKLYNGKTVVLDSTMKSSLIAHEANVRIEMDSNHLLRYSSHDSIEMANDNKNNELIIPKGGEYQVVLADGTKVWLNSASRLIYPQSFMGKERRVVLSGEAFFDVTHDAERPFVVETSRMNVKVLGTRFNVNDYDDNEEVSTTLVNGSVEIISGDQQAFRLVPGEQAYGKENELEKREVNVRLYTSWIDGKFLFNNTELEEIAKQISRWYDVEIFFSSESVKKVRFTGAIVKFKPLEDLVRMIESTSQVRFSVKGRTIVISE from the coding sequence ATGGAGATGAAAATAGATGATCGAATATATGATTTGATTGCCAGAAAGTTGGATGATGGTTTGTTACCTATGGAGGAAACGGAACTTTCGGACTGGCTGGCAGAAGATGTGAAACACGAGGAAGTGTATGCCGAGATAAAGAAAATACGTGATCGGACTAAACTTTTGCATCGGGATTTTGCCCCTGATACGGAGCATGTATTAAAACGGATAAAGCGGGAAAGAGTAAGGCAAATAGGTTTTCGTTACTGGTGGAAATACGCGGCCCTTTTTATTTTGCCATTAAGCGTGGCTTTGGTCTTGTGGCAGGGAATGAAGAATGAGGCGGAGGAGGAACACCGTCAATTTAGTGCAGTTTCTCGTCCGGGGGGAGAACGGGCAATATTGAAGTTGTATAATGGAAAAACGGTTGTGCTGGATAGTACAATGAAGAGTTCATTGATCGCTCACGAGGCAAATGTCCGGATAGAGATGGATTCTAATCATCTGTTACGCTATTCTTCACATGACTCTATTGAGATGGCCAATGACAATAAAAATAATGAATTAATTATTCCTAAGGGTGGGGAATACCAAGTCGTGTTGGCAGACGGGACAAAGGTTTGGTTGAATTCGGCATCACGATTAATATATCCTCAATCTTTCATGGGAAAGGAGAGACGGGTTGTTTTGTCCGGGGAAGCTTTTTTTGACGTGACACACGATGCTGAAAGGCCTTTTGTCGTGGAGACATCCCGGATGAACGTGAAGGTGTTGGGTACTCGTTTTAACGTGAATGATTACGATGATAACGAGGAGGTTTCGACCACGCTGGTAAATGGTAGCGTGGAAATTATTTCTGGTGATCAGCAGGCGTTTCGGTTGGTTCCGGGAGAACAGGCTTACGGGAAAGAAAACGAGTTAGAGAAACGGGAAGTCAATGTTCGTCTTTACACGTCCTGGATCGACGGAAAGTTCTTGTTTAATAACACGGAATTGGAAGAGATTGCCAAGCAAATATCTCGTTGGTATGACGTGGAGATATTCTTTAGTAGTGAAAGCGTGAAAAAGGTGCGGTTCACGGGGGCGATCGTGAAGTTTAAACCTTTGGAGGATTTGGTGCGGATGATCGAGAGTACAAGTCAGGTCCGGTTTAGCGTGAAGGGGAGAACAATTGTAATTTCAGAATAA
- a CDS encoding RNA polymerase sigma-70 factor, which produces MENSQKYYDIEILTRELKEGKEVAFDYLFRTRYKKLCRFAATFVVQFDVAEDIVQEVFEKIWKRTTQIDEGESIDSYLFVAVRNACFTFLKNKQERVDLEDVKQNLKISEEVVEFETPELNHLWGEIENLPLQCKVVFKLVVLEDMKYKDVADSLGISVNTVKTQMKIAYKTLREKLKQEQFSLLLFLFEMKED; this is translated from the coding sequence ATGGAAAATAGTCAGAAATATTATGACATAGAAATATTGACTAGAGAGTTAAAAGAAGGAAAAGAAGTTGCCTTTGATTATCTTTTCAGAACTCGCTACAAAAAACTGTGTCGTTTTGCTGCCACATTTGTCGTGCAGTTTGACGTGGCAGAAGACATTGTGCAGGAAGTTTTTGAAAAGATCTGGAAAAGAACTACTCAGATTGATGAGGGGGAATCCATTGATAGTTATTTGTTTGTTGCCGTGCGTAATGCTTGTTTTACGTTTTTGAAGAATAAACAGGAACGTGTTGATTTGGAGGATGTGAAACAAAATTTGAAGATTTCGGAAGAAGTCGTGGAATTTGAAACACCGGAATTGAACCATTTGTGGGGAGAGATTGAAAATTTACCCTTGCAATGTAAAGTTGTTTTTAAATTGGTGGTTCTGGAAGATATGAAATATAAGGATGTGGCCGACTCGTTAGGAATTTCGGTCAACACGGTAAAAACACAAATGAAAATCGCTTACAAGACTTTGCGGGAAAAATTGAAACAAGAACAATTCTCTTTATTACTGTTTCTTTTTGAGATGAAAGAAGATTAA